A genome region from Sardina pilchardus chromosome 22, fSarPil1.1, whole genome shotgun sequence includes the following:
- the znf385c gene encoding zinc finger protein 385D encodes MDPVQKAVINHTFGVPQPLKKKQIISCNICHLRFNSTNQAEAHYKGHKHARKLKALDNMKNKQRNHGAAGREREKEREREREREKEREKEPEEAKIETPQPLMETTLAERTAVSEAQPGVCKLEEAQGSSLMLTPVSETSSLDTPAHLSPEDSPASGQPESVTDSPPAPEPENPEPPKSDGDPPSSADEEKDSKKSSKMHLHCPVCKITVNSSSQLEAHYSGSKHKLMLEGQSVQPRRRGKLVSSRMATRTKRHGNKSCAPLASQSFHCDICDITVNSETQLKQHTSSRRHKDRMAGKPPKPKFSPYTKSQTNSVLASVRWNGFSGLSGGALSALGGLCHPCAITTISPQTKLALQKQLSKTLAANFLPSPLTQATLCTMAANPLTLRHAPGPATIIQTPLLSPALFRPAPGPLRATHAPIIFSPY; translated from the exons AACCAGGCTGAGGCCCATTACAAGGGTCACAAGCACGCCCGCAAGCTCAAGGCCCTGGACAACATGAAGAACAAACAGAGGAACCACGGAgcggcagggagggagagagagaaggagagggagagagagagggagcgagagaaggagagggagaaggaaccGGAGGAGGCGAAGATCGAGACCCCACAGCCTCTAATGGAAACGACCCTGGCCGAGAGAACAG ccGTCAGTGAGGCCCAGCCTGGTGTGTGTAAGCTGGAGGAAGCCCAGGGGAGCTCGCTGATGCTCACCCCTGTCTCCGAGACCTCCTCGCTGGACACGCCGGCTCACCTCTCCCCCGAAGACTCTCCTGCCTCCGGGCAGCCAGAGAGCGTGACGGACAGCCCCCCTGCTCCAGAGCCCGAGAACCCAGAGCCCCCCAAGAGTGACGGGGACCCCCCCAGCAGTGCGGACGAGGAGAAGGACTCCAAAAAGAGCAGCAAGATGCACCTGCACTGTCCCGTGTGCAAAATCACAGTCAACTCCTCGTCCCAGCTGGAGGCTCACTACAGCG GCTCCAAGCACAAGCTGATGCTGGAGGGTCAGAGTGTGCAGCCGCGGCGACGAGGGAAACTGGTCTCCTCCCGCATGGCAACCAGGACCAAACGCCACGGCAACAAGAGCTGCGCGCCGCTGGCCAGCCAGTCCTTCCACTGCGACATCTGTGACATCACTGTCAACTCAGAGACGCAGCTCAAacag CACACGAGCAGTAGGAGGCATAAGGACCGCATGGCTGGGAAACCTCCCAAACCAAAGTTCAGCCCCTACACCAAGAGCCAAACCAACTCTGTGCTAGCG AGTGTCAGGTGGAATGGGTTTTCGGGGTTGTCGGGTGGTGCCCTCTCCGCCCTGGGGGGTCTGTGCCACCCCTGCGCCATCACCACTATTAGCCCTCAG ACCAAACTGGCCCTGCAGAAGCAGCTCTCCAAGACCCTGGCCGCCAACTTCCtgccctcccccctcacccagGCAACCCTCTGCACCATGGCAGCCAACCCGCTCACCCTGCGACACGCCCCCGGTCCAGCCACCATCATCCAGACGCCTCTGCTCAGCCCCGCCCTCTTTAGGCCCGCCCCTGGGCCCCTGAGGGCCACCCACGCGCCAATCATCTTCTCCCCTTACTAG